The following coding sequences lie in one Nocardioides sambongensis genomic window:
- a CDS encoding alpha/beta fold hydrolase, protein MPTFSVPGAELDVELSDEGGCPVVQLHGLTSSRYRDRLLDLDLGRGLSGTRLLRYDARGHGRSTGREVPEDYRWPVLADDLLRLLDAWFPGERVHGVGPSMGCGTLLHAAVREPERFCGLTLLVPPTAWSTRAAKAADYERAAAVVEAQGMAAFVEAGRTVPRPPATVEAPETVPDVTERLLPSLLRGAALTDLPPVAEVAHVDVPVTVLAWTEDPAHPVSTAEALVDTLPRARLEVARTPADVARWPQVLCEDVAAHPVARTAI, encoded by the coding sequence GTGCCGACCTTCTCCGTTCCCGGGGCCGAGCTCGACGTGGAGCTGAGTGACGAAGGCGGGTGTCCCGTCGTCCAGCTCCACGGCCTCACCTCCAGCCGCTACCGCGACCGCCTGCTCGACCTCGACCTCGGTCGCGGCCTCAGCGGCACCCGCCTGCTCCGGTACGACGCCCGCGGGCACGGCCGGTCCACCGGCCGGGAGGTCCCCGAGGACTACCGCTGGCCGGTGCTCGCCGACGACCTGCTGCGCCTGCTGGACGCCTGGTTCCCCGGCGAGCGGGTGCACGGGGTCGGTCCGTCGATGGGCTGCGGCACCCTGCTGCACGCCGCGGTCCGCGAACCGGAGCGGTTCTGCGGGCTGACCCTGCTGGTGCCGCCGACCGCGTGGTCCACCCGGGCCGCGAAGGCCGCCGACTACGAGCGGGCCGCCGCGGTGGTCGAGGCGCAGGGGATGGCCGCCTTCGTCGAGGCCGGGCGCACCGTGCCGCGACCGCCGGCGACCGTGGAGGCGCCGGAGACCGTGCCCGATGTGACCGAGCGACTGCTGCCGTCGCTGCTGCGCGGCGCCGCGCTGACCGACCTGCCGCCGGTCGCGGAGGTCGCGCATGTCGACGTACCGGTGACGGTGCTGGCGTGGACCGAGGATCCCGCGCACCCGGTCTCCACCGCGGAGGCTCTGGTGGACACCTTGCCGCGCGCGCGGCTCGAGGTGGCCCGGACGCCGGCGGATGTGGCGCGGTGGCCGCAGGTGCTCTGCGAGGACGTGGCGGCACATCCGGTTGCGCGCACGGCGATCTAG
- a CDS encoding condensation domain-containing protein, with the protein MRLTNVAHLRLPFGRLLGYDVSAGSLGRALPVSFDQRRHVGAGDRPGSWMALSFRLSDPVDPDDLAAAWLAVVARHGTLRTVFTPGPDGSPELHQIEVGPGSWTEHPIAPGQAVNEALREVLDASCRPYAGADHRPSHRLCVLQTADGPTVVVAADHAHVDMWSMLVVARDLLAALGQVRAGRPPLLSAVPAFAEHTRSLAARPQAPADVRRRWAEVLAASGEVMPRFPLPLGATDAPQRERVEVRDVLDVDDSAAFSAEARDRGVSTLTLVVAAMTAVTRELADAPLRAVFPVHSRYDATWHDSVGWFITNAVLESTDPDPRASAAAVKEAVRLGSWPLEDVLAPWGGMPEAPGMFAISWLDLRRLPVRVDATGLEAQYVGATILTDGVMLWFVLDDSGLHLRCRYPDTPRRDGTSGAGWTPWWPGCATTPGPRSAAGCGWTDRRAHGSTGCSGPGAATYRRWWTCSSTTTWGAPGKVPSWPTTRRRSTR; encoded by the coding sequence ATGCGGCTGACCAATGTCGCGCACCTGCGACTTCCGTTCGGCCGACTGCTCGGCTACGACGTCTCCGCCGGCTCCCTGGGGCGGGCGCTGCCGGTCTCGTTCGACCAGCGACGTCATGTCGGCGCGGGCGACCGGCCGGGGTCGTGGATGGCGCTCTCGTTCCGGCTCTCCGACCCGGTCGACCCGGACGACCTGGCCGCCGCCTGGCTGGCGGTGGTGGCGCGGCACGGCACCCTGCGCACCGTCTTCACCCCCGGCCCGGACGGCAGCCCGGAGCTGCACCAGATCGAGGTCGGACCGGGGTCCTGGACCGAGCACCCGATCGCGCCCGGCCAGGCGGTCAACGAGGCGCTGCGCGAGGTGCTGGACGCGAGCTGCCGGCCATACGCCGGGGCGGACCACCGGCCCTCGCACCGCCTCTGCGTGCTGCAGACCGCGGACGGCCCGACCGTGGTGGTCGCCGCCGACCACGCCCACGTGGACATGTGGTCGATGCTGGTGGTGGCCCGGGACCTGCTGGCCGCGCTCGGCCAGGTCCGGGCGGGCCGACCGCCGCTGCTCTCCGCGGTGCCGGCCTTCGCCGAGCACACCCGCTCCCTGGCCGCCCGCCCGCAGGCCCCGGCCGACGTACGCCGGCGCTGGGCGGAGGTGCTGGCCGCCTCGGGCGAGGTGATGCCGCGGTTCCCGCTCCCGCTGGGCGCGACCGACGCCCCGCAGCGGGAGCGGGTCGAGGTGCGCGACGTGCTCGACGTCGACGACAGCGCGGCGTTCTCCGCCGAGGCCCGCGACCGCGGTGTCTCCACCCTGACCCTGGTGGTCGCCGCGATGACCGCGGTGACCCGTGAGCTCGCCGACGCCCCGCTGCGGGCGGTCTTCCCGGTGCACAGCCGCTACGACGCCACCTGGCACGACTCGGTCGGCTGGTTCATCACCAACGCCGTGCTGGAGTCCACCGACCCCGACCCCCGGGCCAGCGCCGCGGCGGTGAAGGAGGCGGTCCGGCTGGGGTCCTGGCCGCTGGAGGACGTGCTCGCGCCCTGGGGCGGGATGCCCGAGGCGCCCGGCATGTTCGCCATCTCCTGGCTCGACCTGCGCCGCCTCCCGGTCCGCGTGGACGCCACCGGCCTCGAGGCCCAGTACGTCGGCGCCACCATCCTCACCGACGGGGTGATGCTCTGGTTCGTGCTCGACGACTCGGGGCTCCACCTGCGCTGCCGCTACCCGGACACCCCGAGGCGCGACGGCACGTCGGGGGCTGGCTGGACACCCTGGTGGCCCGGCTGCGCGACGACGCCCGGGCCTCGGTCGGCGGCCGGCTGCGGCTGGACGGACCGGAGGGCGCACGGGTCTACCGGGTGCAGCGGGCCCGGCGCGGCGACGTACCGGCGCTGGTGGACCTGCTCGTCGACGACGACCTGGGGCGCACCCGGGAAGGTGCCGAGCTGGCCCACTACGAGGCGGCGTTCGACGCGGTGA
- a CDS encoding GNAT family N-acetyltransferase: MDLLVDDDLGRTREGAELAHYEAAFDAVTRDDAHYLAVVRDETDRIVGTMQLTIIPGLSRGGTTRLQIEGVRVATSERGGGLGTAMLEWAHDHGRARGATLAQLTTDNARERAHAFYARLGYGNSHVGLKRLL, encoded by the coding sequence GTGGACCTGCTCGTCGACGACGACCTGGGGCGCACCCGGGAAGGTGCCGAGCTGGCCCACTACGAGGCGGCGTTCGACGCGGTGACCCGGGACGACGCGCACTACCTCGCCGTGGTGCGGGACGAGACCGACCGGATCGTCGGCACCATGCAGCTGACGATCATCCCCGGGCTGTCGCGCGGAGGGACCACCCGGCTGCAGATCGAGGGCGTCCGGGTGGCGACCTCCGAGCGGGGCGGTGGACTGGGCACCGCGATGCTGGAGTGGGCGCACGACCACGGTCGGGCCCGTGGCGCCACGCTGGCCCAGCTGACCACCGACAACGCCCGCGAGCGCGCTCATGCCTTCTACGCCCGGCTCGGCTACGGCAACAGCCACGTCGGGCTGAAGCGCCTGCTCTGA
- a CDS encoding MarR family winged helix-turn-helix transcriptional regulator, giving the protein MNASDPGRPDRLAGIELESMILGRHVTPSAHSEGFGLNLERSAYTLLTRIDIQGPMSIGELSEAFGLDASTLNRQTARMVRQGLLRRIPDPEGGVARKFEMTEDGAAQMRSDRRRRREGLDRVLEEWSDDDVATLAELLGRFNGAIESRDGRPWPRR; this is encoded by the coding sequence GTGAACGCGAGCGACCCAGGCCGCCCGGACCGCCTGGCCGGCATCGAGCTCGAATCGATGATCCTCGGACGGCACGTCACCCCCTCCGCCCACTCCGAGGGCTTCGGCCTCAACCTGGAGCGCAGCGCCTACACGCTGCTCACCCGGATCGACATCCAGGGACCGATGTCGATCGGGGAGCTGAGCGAGGCCTTCGGCCTGGACGCCTCCACCCTCAACCGGCAGACCGCCCGGATGGTGCGCCAGGGCCTGCTGCGCCGGATCCCCGACCCGGAGGGCGGCGTGGCGCGCAAGTTCGAGATGACCGAGGACGGTGCGGCGCAGATGCGCTCGGACCGGCGACGTCGTCGCGAGGGCCTCGACCGGGTGCTCGAGGAGTGGAGCGACGACGACGTGGCCACGCTGGCCGAGCTGCTCGGCCGTTTCAACGGCGCGATCGAGTCCCGCGACGGCCGGCCCTGGCCGCGCCGCTGA
- a CDS encoding MFS transporter — protein sequence MTQTLPSPPPAAPTSGAAQPGRIVAVLAFAGITAAIMQTLVVPLLGDLPRLLDTSASNASWVVTATLLAGAVATPVSGRLGDLYGKRRIMLICAAILIVGSVLCATAGGVVAMVVGRAMQGVGMGLIPLGISAMRDLIPAERLGTSIALMSASMGVGGALGLPLAATVAEHTDWQVLFWGATALAVVVALLIFFLIPATPVAAKGRFDPIGAIGLGVGLVCLLLGVSKGADWGWDSGRTLGCLVAAVVVLLAWGAFELRTPDPLVDLRVTARPVVLLTNVASLVIGFAMYSQSLIIPQLLQLSAETGYGLGQSMVEMGLWMLPGGFVMMLVSPLGARISHLRGPGSPSPSAPS from the coding sequence GTGACTCAGACGCTCCCCTCGCCGCCCCCCGCGGCGCCCACCTCGGGCGCCGCCCAGCCCGGCCGGATCGTGGCCGTCCTCGCCTTCGCCGGCATCACCGCGGCGATCATGCAGACCCTGGTCGTGCCGCTCCTCGGCGACCTGCCGCGGCTGCTGGACACCAGCGCCTCGAACGCCTCCTGGGTGGTCACCGCCACCCTGCTCGCCGGCGCCGTGGCCACGCCGGTCAGCGGGCGCCTCGGCGACCTCTACGGCAAGCGTCGGATCATGCTGATCTGCGCGGCGATCCTGATCGTGGGCTCGGTGCTCTGTGCCACCGCCGGCGGCGTCGTCGCGATGGTCGTCGGCCGCGCGATGCAGGGGGTCGGCATGGGGCTGATCCCGCTCGGCATCAGCGCGATGCGGGACCTGATCCCCGCCGAGAGGCTGGGCACCTCGATCGCGCTGATGAGCGCGTCGATGGGCGTCGGCGGCGCGCTGGGCCTGCCGCTGGCGGCGACCGTCGCCGAGCACACCGACTGGCAGGTGCTGTTCTGGGGCGCCACGGCCCTGGCCGTCGTGGTCGCGCTGCTCATCTTCTTCCTGATCCCGGCCACCCCGGTCGCCGCGAAGGGTCGCTTCGACCCGATCGGGGCGATCGGCCTCGGCGTCGGTCTGGTCTGCCTGCTCCTCGGCGTCTCCAAGGGCGCCGACTGGGGCTGGGACAGCGGCCGCACGCTCGGCTGCCTGGTCGCCGCCGTCGTGGTGCTGCTGGCCTGGGGCGCCTTCGAGCTGCGCACCCCCGACCCACTGGTCGACCTGCGGGTCACCGCGCGTCCGGTGGTGCTGCTGACCAACGTCGCCTCGCTGGTGATCGGCTTCGCGATGTACTCGCAGTCGCTGATCATCCCGCAGCTGCTGCAGCTGTCGGCCGAGACCGGCTACGGCCTGGGCCAGAGCATGGTGGAGATGGGCCTGTGGATGTTGCCCGGCGGCTTCGTGATGATGCTGGTCTCCCCGCTCGGCGCCCGGATCTCGCACCTGCGCGGCCCCGGATCACCCTCGCCCTCGGCGCCTTCGTGA
- a CDS encoding MFS transporter, translating to MALGYAAALVLMGSTWGLMVSVCVITAGVGFAYGSMPALIMGSVPLSETASANSFNTLMRSVGTTVSAAVVGVVLSQMTTDFAGFPLPSENGFRTGLVIGGAMALIAAVVALTIPATGSRDAEERIEHEAGDLEVSPGVAP from the coding sequence ATGGCGCTCGGGTACGCCGCCGCGCTGGTCCTGATGGGCTCCACCTGGGGCCTGATGGTGTCGGTGTGCGTGATCACCGCCGGCGTCGGCTTCGCCTACGGCTCGATGCCCGCGCTGATCATGGGGTCGGTCCCGCTCTCGGAGACCGCCTCGGCCAACAGCTTCAACACCCTGATGCGGTCGGTCGGCACCACCGTCTCCGCGGCGGTCGTCGGCGTCGTGCTGTCCCAGATGACCACCGACTTCGCCGGCTTCCCGCTGCCCTCGGAGAACGGCTTCCGCACCGGCCTCGTCATCGGTGGCGCGATGGCGCTGATCGCCGCCGTGGTCGCGCTGACCATCCCGGCCACGGGCAGCCGCGACGCCGAGGAGCGCATCGAGCACGAGGCCGGCGACCTGGAGGTCAGCCCAGGGGTCGCACCGTAA
- a CDS encoding thioesterase family protein, with protein sequence MPYFERLDEQTWGPTEHVGGAWNTAEQHIAPALGLLAHLVELDQAQRREERLPLARISYDILGVVPVEPCTTQVRVLRPGRTVELVEAALRHGGRDVVLARAWMVAEGETAQLAATDLPALPAPEELPAWPARDVWPGGFIASVQVRRAQEHPGRARFWVRTDVPLVDEQHSAVAAFLGLADIANGMTVRADPRAVLFPNVDLTAHLFREPEPGWVGFDTTVSFGPGGHGLTSSVLHDVHGPVGTVAQSLTVRPLG encoded by the coding sequence GTGCCGTACTTCGAGCGACTCGACGAGCAGACCTGGGGTCCCACCGAGCATGTCGGTGGGGCGTGGAACACCGCGGAGCAGCACATCGCGCCGGCGCTCGGCCTGCTCGCGCACCTCGTCGAGCTCGACCAGGCGCAGCGCCGCGAGGAGCGGCTGCCGCTGGCCCGGATCTCCTACGACATCCTCGGCGTGGTCCCGGTCGAGCCGTGTACGACGCAGGTGCGGGTGCTGCGCCCCGGCCGGACCGTGGAGCTGGTCGAGGCTGCGCTGCGCCACGGCGGCCGCGACGTCGTACTGGCGCGCGCCTGGATGGTCGCCGAGGGTGAGACCGCGCAGCTCGCCGCCACCGACCTGCCGGCGCTGCCCGCGCCCGAGGAGCTGCCCGCGTGGCCGGCCCGGGACGTGTGGCCCGGCGGGTTCATCGCCTCGGTCCAGGTGCGCCGGGCCCAGGAGCACCCGGGGCGCGCGCGGTTCTGGGTCCGCACCGACGTCCCGCTGGTCGACGAGCAGCACAGCGCGGTCGCGGCGTTCCTCGGACTGGCCGACATCGCCAACGGGATGACCGTGCGCGCCGACCCGCGGGCCGTGCTGTTCCCGAACGTGGACCTCACCGCGCACCTCTTCCGCGAGCCGGAGCCGGGCTGGGTCGGCTTCGACACGACGGTCTCGTTCGGGCCGGGTGGGCACGGGCTGACCAGCAGCGTCCTGCACGACGTGCACGGGCCGGTCGGCACCGTGGCGCAGTCGCTTACGGTGCGACCCCTGGGCTGA